A stretch of Candidatus Methylomirabilota bacterium DNA encodes these proteins:
- a CDS encoding Zn-ribbon domain-containing OB-fold protein: protein MSPSAKPLPEITPESRPFWEACRRHELLIQRCRACGAAQYYPRGVCAHCWSADLAWEPSRGRGTVYTYTVTHRSQAAGFKDELPYVLAWVELAEGLQVLTNLVECDPGHVAIGMPVEVTFEDVTPELSIPRFRPTARPGDAGGGDAVLPR, encoded by the coding sequence ATGAGCCCCTCCGCGAAGCCGCTGCCCGAGATCACGCCGGAGTCGCGACCCTTCTGGGAAGCCTGCCGGCGCCACGAGCTCCTGATCCAGCGATGCCGGGCATGCGGGGCGGCCCAGTACTACCCGCGCGGCGTCTGCGCGCATTGCTGGAGCGCGGACCTCGCCTGGGAGCCGAGCCGCGGCCGGGGCACCGTGTACACCTACACGGTGACCCACCGGAGCCAGGCCGCGGGATTCAAGGACGAGCTGCCATACGTGCTGGCCTGGGTCGAGCTGGCGGAAGGCCTGCAGGTCCTGACGAATCTCGTCGAGTGCGACCCGGGGCACGTCGCCATCGGCATGCCCGTCGAGGTGACCTTCGAGGACGTCACCCCCGAGCTGTCCATTCCACGATTCCGCCCTACCGCGAGGCCGGGCGATGCAGGTGGCGGAGACGCGGTCCTCCCAAGATAG
- a CDS encoding thiolase domain-containing protein, producing the protein MPTGALIAGVHEFPERKTARSALEIQALAARAALEDAGLALKDVDGYFTAAGSGGLGPLPVLDYLNLHPRYVDGTTIGGASFVAHVHHAAAAIAQGRCRVALVTYGSTPRSQGIAVGTRGRTAGDYLDQFEAIYGTSTVGLYALVAQRHIHEYGTTGAQLAAVAVACRRHAGRNPVAFYRDPITIEDVLRSPMISSPLHLLDCCVITDGGGAVVVVHPDLARDLAKRPVAVLAATEAVAHTAAGKRDYLVSAAAQTGPRALGEAGVRHGDVDLAMIYDSFTITVLVTLEDLGFCPKGEGGRFVEDGRLGPGGALPINTDGGGLSSNHPGMRGIFLVIEAVRQLRGECGERQVPKARLAVVHGTGGALGTRHSGATLVLART; encoded by the coding sequence ATGCCGACGGGCGCGCTGATCGCCGGGGTCCACGAGTTTCCCGAGCGGAAGACCGCCCGCAGCGCCCTCGAGATCCAGGCGCTGGCCGCCCGGGCGGCGCTCGAGGACGCGGGCCTCGCCCTGAAGGACGTCGACGGCTACTTCACGGCGGCCGGCTCGGGCGGGCTGGGTCCGCTCCCGGTGCTCGACTATCTGAACCTCCACCCGCGCTACGTGGACGGGACCACGATCGGCGGCGCCTCGTTCGTCGCTCACGTGCACCATGCGGCGGCGGCGATCGCCCAGGGGCGCTGCCGCGTCGCCCTCGTGACCTACGGCTCGACGCCGCGCTCCCAGGGGATCGCGGTGGGGACCCGCGGCCGGACGGCCGGGGACTACCTCGATCAGTTCGAGGCGATCTACGGCACGTCGACCGTGGGCCTCTACGCGCTGGTGGCCCAGCGGCACATCCACGAGTACGGGACGACGGGCGCCCAGCTGGCGGCGGTCGCCGTGGCCTGCCGGCGGCACGCCGGGCGGAATCCGGTGGCATTCTATCGGGACCCCATCACGATCGAGGACGTCCTGCGCTCTCCCATGATCTCCTCGCCGCTCCACCTCCTTGACTGCTGCGTCATCACCGACGGCGGCGGGGCCGTGGTGGTGGTGCATCCCGACCTCGCCCGGGACCTGGCCAAGCGCCCGGTGGCCGTGCTGGCCGCGACCGAAGCCGTCGCCCACACCGCGGCCGGGAAGCGCGACTACCTGGTATCGGCGGCGGCCCAGACCGGACCCCGGGCCCTCGGGGAGGCCGGCGTCCGGCACGGCGACGTCGACCTGGCCATGATCTACGACTCCTTCACCATCACGGTGCTGGTGACGCTGGAGGACCTGGGATTCTGCCCGAAGGGGGAGGGCGGCCGCTTCGTCGAGGACGGGCGGCTCGGGCCCGGCGGGGCGCTCCCGATCAACACCGACGGCGGCGGCCTCTCGTCGAATCACCCGGGCATGCGCGGGATCTTCCTGGTCATCGAGGCCGTCCGCCAGCTCCGCGGCGAATGCGGCGAGCGCCAGGTGCCGAAGGCGCGCCTCGCGGTCGTCCACGGCACCGGCGGGGCGCTCGGCACCCGGCACTCCGGGGCCACCCTCGTCCTCGCCCGGACCTAG
- a CDS encoding MFS transporter translates to MDRAGAPASRRERVGWYFYDWANSAFATTVVTVFLGPYLTTVTRAAADASGFVHPLGIPVYAGSFFPYVVSLSVLGQVIFLPILGAIADYSHRKKQMLALFAYVGALATIGLFFLEGTNYLWGGVLFLVANLSFGASIVIYNAFLPELAGPDERDAVSSMGWAVGYLGGGVLLAMNLALFAWAGDLGLATGTAVRISLASAGVWWALFTLIPLATLRTRRPLKGVPPGQSYLTLGFRQLRHTIRTAGDYPQTLLFLIAYLFYNDGVQTVINLSSQFGQEELGLPISTLTQVILMVQFVAFFGALVFNYVARVVGTKQAIMITLVIWTACLVYAFGLLRTALGFFVLGAVIAVVLGGSQALSRSVYSLMIPPGREAEYFSLYEVSERGTSWLGPLLFGLTLQFTGSYRLAILSLVVFFIVGLVLLVRVDVRRAALEAGNEAPRGV, encoded by the coding sequence ATGGATCGCGCGGGAGCGCCGGCCAGTCGGCGCGAGCGGGTCGGCTGGTATTTCTACGATTGGGCCAATTCCGCGTTTGCCACGACCGTCGTCACGGTGTTCCTCGGCCCGTACCTCACGACGGTCACCCGCGCCGCCGCTGACGCGAGCGGGTTCGTCCATCCTCTCGGCATCCCCGTGTACGCCGGGTCGTTCTTCCCCTACGTCGTGTCGCTCTCGGTCCTGGGCCAGGTGATCTTTCTCCCCATCCTCGGCGCCATTGCCGACTACTCGCACCGCAAGAAGCAGATGCTGGCCCTGTTCGCGTACGTCGGCGCCCTCGCCACCATCGGGCTCTTCTTCCTGGAAGGGACCAACTATCTGTGGGGAGGCGTGCTCTTCCTGGTGGCCAACCTGAGCTTCGGCGCCTCGATCGTCATCTACAACGCGTTCCTCCCGGAGCTCGCCGGCCCGGACGAACGTGACGCCGTCTCGTCGATGGGGTGGGCGGTCGGCTATCTGGGCGGCGGCGTGCTGCTGGCCATGAACCTGGCCCTGTTCGCCTGGGCCGGCGACCTGGGCCTGGCGACCGGCACCGCCGTCCGCATCAGTCTGGCGTCCGCCGGCGTGTGGTGGGCCCTCTTCACGCTCATCCCGCTGGCCACGCTGCGGACGCGGCGACCGCTCAAGGGCGTGCCGCCCGGCCAGTCGTACCTGACCCTCGGCTTCCGGCAACTGCGGCACACCATCCGGACGGCCGGCGACTACCCCCAGACCCTCCTCTTCCTGATCGCCTATCTCTTCTACAACGACGGCGTCCAGACCGTCATCAACCTGTCGTCTCAGTTCGGACAAGAAGAGCTGGGCCTGCCGATCTCCACGCTCACCCAGGTCATCCTCATGGTGCAGTTTGTCGCGTTCTTCGGCGCCCTCGTGTTCAACTACGTCGCCCGAGTGGTCGGCACCAAGCAGGCGATCATGATCACGCTGGTGATCTGGACCGCCTGCCTGGTCTACGCCTTCGGCCTGCTACGCACGGCGCTCGGGTTCTTCGTCCTGGGCGCCGTGATCGCGGTGGTCCTGGGCGGCAGCCAGGCGCTGAGCCGGTCGGTGTACTCGCTGATGATCCCGCCGGGTCGCGAGGCGGAGTACTTCAGCCTTTACGAGGTGAGCGAGCGCGGCACCAGCTGGCTGGGTCCGCTCCTGTTCGGCCTGACCCTCCAGTTCACCGGCAGCTACCGCCTCGCCATTCTCTCCCTGGTGGTCTTCTTCATCGTGGGGCTGGTGCTGCTGGTGCGGGTCGACGTCCGCCGAGCCGCCCTCGAGGCCGGTAACGAAGCCCCTCGAGGCGTGTGA
- a CDS encoding aromatic ring-hydroxylating dioxygenase subunit alpha — protein sequence MDGPQAGGPAGQATAIRLLNRLERSLPSHYYWAPAVYEQEKERLFYRKWLCAGREEELARPGEFVLRQVADESVLLVRDNEGAIRGFYNVCRHRGARLATEAEGCFPRHGITCPYHGWTYALDGRLQGTPHMVRMPDFAKPDYPLHPIQVTVWEGFVFLSLAAEPIPLQEQMEGLWTHFARYRLQALRRATRVVYDVAANWKLLIENFTECFHCPHIHPELDRVTPYLAGGAAEREGARAWRGGHWMELAEGCHTLTVTGEKHRPNLSGISPEDRSRVYYNTLYPNFFLSLHPDYVLTHTLWPAGPERTRLVCEWLFEPETMATGDFDPRDTVEFWDLVNRQDFRVCELAHQGNRSRAHPHGVHVAQESGPQHFTRYIQAELRD from the coding sequence ATGGACGGACCCCAGGCCGGCGGCCCAGCCGGGCAGGCGACGGCCATCCGGCTCCTGAACCGGCTGGAGCGGAGCTTACCGAGCCACTACTACTGGGCGCCGGCGGTCTACGAGCAGGAGAAGGAGCGCCTGTTCTATCGGAAGTGGCTCTGCGCCGGGCGCGAGGAAGAGCTCGCCCGGCCCGGGGAGTTCGTGCTCCGACAGGTCGCCGATGAGAGCGTCTTGCTGGTGCGCGACAACGAAGGGGCGATCCGGGGCTTCTACAACGTCTGCCGGCACCGGGGGGCGCGGCTCGCCACCGAGGCCGAGGGGTGCTTTCCGCGTCACGGCATCACCTGTCCGTATCACGGCTGGACCTACGCTCTCGACGGCCGGCTCCAGGGGACCCCCCACATGGTCCGGATGCCCGACTTCGCCAAGCCCGACTACCCGCTCCATCCGATTCAGGTGACGGTGTGGGAAGGCTTCGTCTTCCTGAGCCTGGCGGCCGAGCCCATCCCGCTCCAGGAGCAGATGGAGGGGCTCTGGACCCACTTCGCCCGGTATCGGCTGCAGGCCCTCCGCCGCGCGACCCGTGTCGTCTACGACGTCGCGGCCAACTGGAAGCTCCTCATCGAGAACTTCACCGAGTGCTTTCACTGCCCTCACATTCATCCCGAGCTCGACCGGGTCACGCCCTACCTGGCCGGCGGCGCTGCCGAGCGGGAAGGCGCGCGCGCCTGGCGCGGCGGCCACTGGATGGAGCTCGCCGAGGGCTGTCACACCCTCACCGTCACGGGCGAAAAGCATCGGCCGAACCTGAGCGGCATCTCCCCCGAGGACCGGAGCCGCGTCTACTACAACACCCTCTACCCGAACTTCTTTCTGAGCCTCCACCCGGACTACGTGCTGACCCACACGCTCTGGCCGGCCGGGCCGGAACGGACCCGCCTCGTCTGCGAGTGGCTGTTCGAGCCCGAGACCATGGCCACCGGCGACTTCGACCCTCGCGACACGGTGGAGTTCTGGGACCTGGTGAACCGGCAAGATTTCCGGGTCTGCGAGCTGGCCCACCAGGGGAACCGCTCGCGGGCCCACCCGCACGGGGTCCACGTCGCGCAGGAATCCGGCCCGCAGCACTTCACCCGCTACATCCAGGCCGAGCTCCGCGACTGA
- a CDS encoding FAD-dependent oxidoreductase, whose protein sequence is MSSTPLRDAEITIIGGGAFGCAVAYFLARAGKRDVALLEKDELASGTTSQAAGLVGQVRSSAARVRIASFSVRTFQALQRETGYDPDYRAVGSLRLALTPEREAEFRHLVAVGRQEGLDVDFVPLREVAARFPLLDLARVRAALWCPTDGYIQPYGLTMAYAQGARALGVRIHTGTRALALSSRPGAVTGVLTDRGAIRTETIVVAAGPWAGMLAATAGVELPIVPVRHQYFVTEPIAGASPELPVLRIPDLRLYVRAEIRSLLVGGFEANPTSVDPRTLPRDYRDLRVEPEWERLAGFGQDALEVLPALDDTPINSTFQGLPTFTPDGQFCLGEVPGVRGLIMAAGCCAHGVSGSAGLGATVAATILGQEPLVDLGPVRAARFRAAPVAWAAARRAAEQVYGDYYALHPDFARVPASERET, encoded by the coding sequence ATGAGCTCGACCCCGCTTCGCGACGCCGAGATCACCATCATCGGCGGCGGCGCCTTCGGCTGCGCGGTGGCCTACTTCCTGGCCAGGGCCGGAAAGCGCGACGTCGCGCTCCTGGAAAAGGACGAGCTCGCCTCCGGCACCACCAGCCAGGCGGCCGGCCTCGTGGGTCAGGTGCGGAGCTCCGCCGCCCGGGTCCGCATCGCCAGTTTCTCGGTGCGCACCTTCCAGGCCCTTCAGCGCGAGACCGGCTACGACCCCGACTACCGCGCGGTCGGCAGCCTGCGCCTCGCCCTGACGCCCGAGCGGGAGGCGGAGTTCCGGCACCTGGTGGCCGTCGGCCGGCAGGAGGGGCTCGACGTCGACTTCGTCCCGCTGCGGGAGGTCGCGGCGCGGTTTCCCCTGCTCGACCTCGCGCGTGTGCGGGCGGCCCTGTGGTGCCCGACCGATGGCTACATCCAGCCCTACGGGCTCACCATGGCGTACGCCCAGGGCGCCCGCGCCCTCGGGGTCCGGATCCATACCGGGACCCGGGCCCTGGCCCTGTCGAGTCGGCCCGGCGCCGTCACCGGCGTCCTGACCGATCGCGGAGCGATCCGCACCGAGACGATCGTGGTGGCCGCCGGCCCGTGGGCGGGCATGCTGGCGGCGACGGCCGGCGTCGAGCTGCCGATCGTCCCGGTCAGGCACCAGTACTTCGTCACCGAGCCGATCGCGGGCGCCTCGCCGGAGCTCCCGGTGCTCCGGATCCCGGATCTGCGGCTCTACGTTCGCGCGGAGATTCGCAGCCTCCTGGTGGGCGGATTCGAGGCGAATCCGACCAGCGTGGATCCGCGCACGCTGCCCCGCGACTACCGGGATCTCCGCGTCGAGCCCGAGTGGGAGCGGTTGGCCGGCTTCGGGCAGGACGCCCTCGAGGTACTCCCGGCGCTCGACGATACGCCGATCAACAGCACGTTCCAGGGGCTCCCGACGTTCACGCCCGACGGCCAGTTCTGCCTGGGCGAGGTGCCGGGGGTCCGCGGTCTCATCATGGCGGCCGGCTGCTGTGCCCACGGGGTGTCCGGGTCGGCCGGCCTCGGCGCGACAGTGGCGGCCACGATCCTGGGCCAGGAGCCCCTGGTGGACCTCGGCCCGGTCCGGGCGGCCCGCTTCCGCGCGGCGCCGGTGGCGTGGGCGGCGGCCCGCCGCGCGGCCGAGCAGGTGTACGGTGACTACTACGCGCTCCACCCGGACTTCGCGCGAGTGCCCGCCTCCGAGCGCGAGACGTGA
- a CDS encoding putative 2-aminoethylphosphonate ABC transporter permease subunit, translating into MRALMGLIGLYLVVTLALPLAVMLAKSLQDHQGRFVGLANYLQYFKTPALSYSIHNSFSVAFLSTVITVPLAFVYAYALTRSCLPFKGLFKTIALIPILVPSMLPGIALIYLFGNQGMIKWLLFGRPIYGPIGIVLAEVFFTFPHALLIILTALSLADARLYEAAIALRASRPRIFYTVTLPGGRYGLISATFVVFTMVITDFGAPKVIGGQYNVLATDVYRQVIGQQNFEMGAVVSVVLLVPAAFAFLVDRVARRRQVALLSARAVPYQPKPSRVFDLAMLGFCGLISVLLVGIIGVSQYASLVRFYPYNLSLSLFHYDFDRRGTAGWAPYGNSIRFALSTALVGTIVVFVGAYLVEKGRGFLAGRAVFQFLAMMPMAIPGLVLGLAYIFFFNDPANPLGFLYRTMGILVINTIVHFYTVAHLTAVTALKQMDPEFETVSASLKQPFYKTFWRVTVPVCLPAILDVGIYLFVNAMTTVSGVVFLWGPDTELASVAVLDMDDAGQTAAAAAMAMMIFYTNVAMRGLHLLLVRGLERRTQAWRRR; encoded by the coding sequence ATGCGCGCGCTCATGGGGCTCATCGGGCTCTATCTGGTGGTCACGCTGGCCCTGCCGCTCGCCGTCATGCTGGCGAAGAGCCTGCAGGACCACCAGGGCCGCTTCGTCGGGCTCGCCAACTACCTGCAGTACTTCAAGACGCCGGCGCTGTCGTATTCGATCCACAACAGCTTCTCCGTGGCGTTCCTCAGCACCGTCATCACGGTCCCGCTGGCGTTCGTCTACGCGTATGCCCTGACGCGGAGCTGCCTGCCGTTCAAGGGCTTGTTCAAGACGATCGCCCTCATCCCGATCCTGGTGCCGTCGATGCTGCCCGGTATCGCCTTGATCTACCTCTTCGGGAACCAGGGGATGATCAAGTGGCTCCTGTTCGGCCGGCCGATCTACGGTCCGATCGGCATCGTGTTGGCCGAGGTCTTCTTCACCTTTCCCCACGCGCTGCTGATCATCCTGACGGCACTCTCGCTCGCCGACGCGCGCTTGTACGAGGCGGCCATCGCGCTCCGGGCCAGCCGCCCCCGCATCTTCTACACGGTGACCCTGCCCGGAGGGCGCTACGGGCTCATCAGCGCGACCTTCGTCGTGTTCACGATGGTGATCACCGACTTCGGCGCGCCCAAGGTGATCGGCGGGCAGTACAACGTGCTGGCCACCGACGTCTACCGGCAGGTGATCGGGCAGCAGAACTTCGAGATGGGCGCGGTCGTCAGCGTGGTCCTGCTCGTCCCGGCCGCCTTCGCCTTCCTCGTCGACCGCGTCGCCCGGCGGCGGCAGGTCGCCCTCCTGTCGGCCCGGGCGGTGCCCTACCAGCCCAAGCCGAGTCGTGTCTTCGACCTCGCCATGCTCGGCTTCTGTGGCCTGATCTCCGTCTTGCTGGTCGGGATCATCGGCGTCTCGCAGTACGCCTCGCTGGTTCGGTTCTACCCTTACAATCTGAGCCTCAGCCTCTTCCATTACGACTTCGACCGGCGGGGCACCGCGGGTTGGGCGCCGTACGGGAACTCCATCCGGTTCGCGCTCTCCACGGCCCTGGTGGGCACCATCGTCGTCTTCGTCGGTGCCTACCTGGTCGAGAAGGGCCGTGGCTTCCTGGCGGGCCGGGCGGTCTTCCAGTTCCTCGCCATGATGCCGATGGCCATCCCCGGCCTCGTGCTCGGCCTCGCCTACATCTTCTTCTTCAACGATCCTGCCAACCCGCTCGGCTTCCTGTACCGCACCATGGGGATCCTGGTCATCAACACGATCGTCCACTTCTACACGGTGGCCCACCTCACTGCGGTCACCGCCCTCAAGCAGATGGACCCCGAGTTCGAGACCGTCTCGGCGTCACTCAAGCAGCCCTTCTACAAGACCTTCTGGCGGGTGACGGTGCCGGTCTGCCTCCCGGCCATCCTGGACGTCGGAATCTACCTCTTCGTCAACGCCATGACCACGGTCTCGGGGGTGGTGTTCCTGTGGGGCCCCGACACGGAGCTGGCCTCGGTGGCCGTGCTCGACATGGATGACGCGGGCCAGACGGCGGCGGCCGCCGCCATGGCCATGATGATCTTCTACACGAACGTGGCGATGCGCGGGCTCCACCTGTTGCTGGTGCGCGGCCTCGAGCGGCGCACGCAGGCCTGGCGGCGGCGCTAG
- a CDS encoding universal stress protein has protein sequence MFKRILVATDFSEFAEAALGVGSQLARRLGAELVLLHAFVEMRPYSTAETASVQRVYEEQRLWVQKALDQRVADASATGLAVRPLLRTGPAADVIADTARAEQADLIVVGTHGLTGLNRLLLGSVAERVARLAPCSVLTVKAPEAA, from the coding sequence GTGTTCAAGCGAATCCTGGTCGCGACGGACTTCTCCGAATTCGCCGAAGCGGCCTTGGGCGTGGGAAGCCAGCTCGCCCGGCGGCTCGGCGCCGAGCTCGTGCTCTTGCACGCCTTCGTGGAGATGAGGCCCTACAGCACCGCGGAGACAGCCTCGGTCCAGCGCGTCTACGAGGAGCAACGCCTGTGGGTCCAGAAGGCGCTCGATCAGCGCGTCGCTGATGCGTCCGCCACCGGGCTGGCCGTGCGGCCGCTTCTCCGGACGGGCCCGGCGGCCGACGTGATCGCCGACACCGCCCGCGCCGAGCAGGCCGATCTGATCGTCGTCGGGACCCATGGACTCACCGGGCTGAACCGCCTGCTCCTCGGCAGCGTCGCGGAGCGAGTGGCGCGCCTGGCTCCCTGCTCGGTCCTGACCGTGAAGGCACCGGAGGCCGCGTAA
- a CDS encoding HPF/RaiA family ribosome-associated protein: MQVPLEITFRDVPRTDDIEALVREKADKLETFCDHITSCRVAIERPQRHQRAGNPYRVRIDITVPPGHEIVVSRDPLDSDMHDDLRTVVNRAFKAAGRQLKELVEKQRGEVKTPQEPRALVVRLFRDEDYGFLKTPEGREIYMHRHSVLGDDWERLAIGTEVRFAESQGAMGPQTSSVQIVNKPGALLSSAEESLPRPPRGWEA, encoded by the coding sequence ATGCAGGTCCCACTCGAGATCACGTTCCGGGACGTGCCGCGAACGGATGACATCGAAGCGCTCGTCCGCGAGAAGGCCGACAAGCTCGAGACCTTCTGCGATCACATCACGAGCTGCCGCGTCGCCATCGAGCGCCCTCAGCGCCACCAGCGAGCCGGAAACCCCTACCGGGTGCGCATCGACATCACGGTGCCGCCCGGCCACGAGATCGTGGTGTCGCGGGATCCGCTGGACAGCGACATGCACGACGACCTCCGCACCGTCGTGAACCGGGCCTTCAAGGCCGCCGGGCGGCAGCTGAAGGAGCTCGTCGAGAAGCAGCGCGGCGAGGTCAAGACGCCGCAGGAGCCGCGGGCGCTGGTGGTCCGGCTGTTCCGCGACGAGGACTACGGCTTCTTGAAGACACCGGAGGGTCGCGAGATCTACATGCATCGGCACAGCGTGCTCGGGGACGATTGGGAGCGGCTGGCGATCGGGACCGAGGTGCGCTTCGCCGAGTCCCAGGGCGCGATGGGCCCGCAGACGAGCAGCGTGCAGATCGTGAACAAGCCCGGGGCGCTGCTCTCCTCGGCCGAAGAGTCCCTGCCCCGCCCGCCCCGCGGCTGGGAGGCCTGA
- a CDS encoding DNA topoisomerase IB — protein sequence MARLRGLAIPPAWRDVWICPGLRGHIQATGRDARGRKQYRYHARWRAIRDATKFDRLVAFATALPRIRAVTDRHLARRGLPREKVLATVVRLLESTLIRVGNPEYARHNKSFGLTTLHNRHVDVLGSTVRFQFRGKGGRSHEVDVSDRRLAGVVARCQELPGQELFQYLDAQGRPVSIDSSDVNGYLRRITGQEITAKDFRTWTATVLAAMALADLARFESTVQARRNVLRAVATVAARLGNTAAICRKSYVHPVVIDAYLQGSLLDQLAVRTEKASATTLRRLRPEEAAVLALLQQRTLRQPAELAKAA from the coding sequence CTGGCGCGACTCCGGGGGCTGGCGATCCCCCCGGCCTGGCGGGACGTCTGGATCTGCCCGGGTCTGCGGGGTCACATCCAGGCGACGGGGCGTGATGCCCGCGGGCGCAAGCAGTACCGCTACCACGCGCGCTGGCGGGCCATCCGCGACGCGACCAAGTTCGATCGGCTGGTTGCGTTCGCCACGGCCCTGCCTCGGATCCGGGCGGTGACGGACCGTCACCTCGCCCGCCGGGGTCTTCCCCGCGAAAAGGTGCTGGCGACCGTCGTTCGGCTCCTCGAGAGCACGCTGATCCGGGTGGGCAACCCGGAGTACGCGCGCCACAACAAGTCGTTCGGCCTGACCACGCTGCACAACCGGCACGTCGATGTCCTGGGTTCTACCGTGCGCTTCCAGTTCCGGGGCAAGGGTGGCCGGTCCCACGAGGTCGACGTCAGCGACCGCCGCCTGGCCGGGGTAGTGGCGCGCTGTCAGGAGCTTCCCGGCCAGGAACTGTTCCAGTACCTCGACGCGCAGGGCCGGCCGGTGTCGATCGATTCGAGCGACGTCAACGGGTACCTCCGCCGGATCACCGGGCAGGAGATCACCGCCAAGGATTTCCGCACGTGGACCGCCACGGTGCTGGCCGCCATGGCGCTCGCGGACCTGGCGAGGTTCGAGTCCACGGTTCAGGCCCGGCGCAACGTCCTGCGCGCCGTGGCCACGGTGGCCGCACGGCTCGGGAATACGGCGGCCATTTGCCGGAAGAGCTACGTGCACCCGGTCGTGATCGACGCCTACCTGCAGGGCTCCCTGCTCGACCAGCTCGCCGTCCGGACCGAGAAGGCGTCCGCGACGACACTGCGCCGGCTTCGGCCTGAAGAGGCCGCGGTGCTCGCGCTCCTCCAGCAGCGTACGCTCCGGCAACCGGCCGAGCTGGCCAAGGCCGCCTGA
- a CDS encoding DUF6496 domain-containing protein, with the protein MARYGKGSQKAVKSAMRRRKRGTLRSGRSGKKVTSRKQAIAIGLSEARRKGAKVPPPRKSRKKK; encoded by the coding sequence ATGGCGAGATATGGCAAGGGTTCCCAGAAGGCCGTCAAGTCGGCCATGCGCAGGCGGAAGCGGGGCACCCTCCGCAGCGGCCGCAGCGGGAAGAAGGTGACCAGCCGCAAGCAAGCGATCGCCATCGGGCTGTCCGAGGCGCGCCGGAAAGGGGCGAAGGTTCCCCCCCCGAGGAAGAGCCGAAAGAAGAAGTAG
- a CDS encoding sugar phosphate nucleotidyltransferase, producing MRPIDDTGHPGLWGIILAGGDGIRLQPLTRWVTGDARPKQFCDLSGNGSLLQETVRRVARLIPLDRQLLSLTRAHARFYEPLLGRFPEARPVIQPVNRGTALGVLYPMLHLAAIDPGVTVAVFPSDHFVMPTDRFMDAVAEAAATVERHPHTAVLLGVLPSSAETEYGWIEPGEALAPGRAVRHAVRFVEKPSLPLAQEMLRAGWLWNTLVVVAKVIHLFRLAVAYIPDTVRPLVLMRDVLDTPDHDAAVARAYAAAVPANFSRDLLERAGESLSVLEVQGVTWSDWGTPRRVVSTLHRLGRQPAWMTEGLRKELAVPEPAYDGHEAALWRGRLGA from the coding sequence ATGCGGCCGATCGACGACACGGGACACCCGGGGCTGTGGGGGATCATCCTGGCCGGCGGTGACGGGATCCGGCTCCAGCCTTTGACGCGGTGGGTCACGGGGGACGCCCGGCCGAAGCAATTTTGCGATCTCAGCGGGAATGGCTCGCTCCTCCAGGAGACAGTCCGGCGGGTCGCCCGGCTCATCCCGCTCGACCGCCAGCTCCTCAGTCTCACCCGGGCGCACGCGCGCTTTTACGAGCCCCTGCTCGGGCGCTTCCCGGAGGCGCGGCCCGTCATCCAGCCCGTGAATCGGGGCACGGCCCTGGGCGTCCTCTACCCGATGCTGCACCTCGCCGCGATCGATCCGGGGGTGACCGTCGCCGTGTTTCCCTCCGACCACTTCGTCATGCCGACCGACCGGTTCATGGATGCGGTCGCCGAGGCGGCGGCGACGGTCGAGCGGCACCCCCACACCGCGGTCCTCCTCGGCGTTCTGCCGTCCAGCGCCGAGACCGAGTACGGGTGGATCGAGCCGGGTGAAGCGCTGGCACCGGGCCGGGCAGTCCGGCACGCCGTCCGATTCGTGGAGAAGCCGTCCTTGCCGCTCGCGCAGGAGATGCTGCGGGCCGGATGGCTCTGGAACACGCTGGTGGTCGTGGCGAAGGTGATCCACCTCTTCCGCCTCGCGGTGGCCTATATCCCGGATACGGTGCGTCCACTCGTCCTGATGCGCGACGTGCTCGACACGCCGGATCACGACGCCGCGGTCGCGCGCGCCTACGCGGCCGCCGTGCCGGCGAACTTCTCCCGCGACCTGCTCGAGCGGGCGGGCGAGTCCCTCAGCGTCCTGGAGGTCCAGGGCGTCACCTGGAGCGATTGGGGCACCCCCCGCCGCGTCGTCTCGACGCTTCATCGCCTCGGCCGGCAGCCGGCCTGGATGACCGAAGGGCTGCGCAAGGAGTTGGCCGTCCCCGAGCCCGCCTACGACGGGCACGAAGCCGCCCTGTGGCGTGGACGCCTCGGGGCCTAG